From a single Populus nigra chromosome 18, ddPopNigr1.1, whole genome shotgun sequence genomic region:
- the LOC133677968 gene encoding uncharacterized protein LOC133677968 isoform X1 — MGRPKLSWLVLLCWALLFLCFRALCEDAEVFVKFLKAPHAFSHLNIATFEFQVLVGGDVNSCTNCSFSCKLDSGSESDCGATKVSYQGLQDGNHTFEVCINGSQGVGCATYNWTVDTIPPTAYITASKSFTNALNVSVNISFTEPCTGGGGFGCSSVNACNLIVYGAGQVIPSSLTVLEPNLKYTLLVGLFPNVFYGRVVLVMDKNFCTDAAGNRFTRAANSSFFVHLDRRRVFVDLRIHIPEKLLQLNNEIRTVKATNKYDNLKFYLYFSEPILNSSAEILNSLNTSEGVLLPLSGENLMNRKFGFQVANLSSIAIITISLLSNSIISRPGTSVSPIAPSTFLYDSQRPVVRLSTLSNTRTGKHSIPISIKFMKPVFGFNSSFLSIGGGHLQGFREISRSKYIAEVKADDDVVSVSVPQNVTGDVAGNKNLASNILQVRRHSVPMISSVISAFATACFLATSLAAGLLTLSTANLLSAGAFLRPSPLLTAEPTRNLFRSACHIQVFALSRWLAVTLPVEYYEFAKGLQWSIPYFILPWETGGIQPIMVKSISSPGVNSYISKTHDISQNMQLEGKSGNKSSLVYGLPLAPMEYMSFFESQDLKPEAEHIMDPQHSNEWRDFDRSMFWLAVIGVSLVLLHVILLFIIKLRKRTTDKQRDYGALTFPRFEIFLTVLALPCICKASASLVRGGTASGIIVGILLLGVVGFLLLALLLILSIGITFGKLLQYKEIHQEGQIFHWYRDITRVTLGPGKRGQWTWKNKSNSVYLIRLGPLFEDLRGPPKYMLSQIAGVPRKQGDHIIASDDETEDAEAPFIQKLFGILRIYYTLLESVKRVSLGILAGAYLDNWSSKTPTVVLLSITFFQLFFLVLKKPFIKKKVQLVEIISITSQVSIFATCFILLENKLSTREETRVGIFMILLFLIGFLAQMVNEWYALYRQIKWLDPSEQYFLTGLKTASIGFLLFFIPRRLSQNLESKLPARQHGDRETRGETGSSVDRNKISGSKGSGMPDKPWQKQLRELARASFSKERSGSQNDPSTSRTKWSGFWTSKWSGSSSQKTSSDSKSKPNRLYKDLEDIFASK, encoded by the exons ATGGGTCGGCCCAAACTTTCATGGCTGGTTTTGCTTTGTTGGGCACTTTTATTTCTGTGCTTCAGAGCTCTCTGTGAAGATGCAGAGGTATTTGTGAAGTTCTTGAAGGCACCTCATGCATTCTCACACTTGAACATAGCCACATTTGAGTTTCAAGTTTTAGTGGGTGGGGATGTGAACTCCTGCACAAACTGTAGCTTCAGTTGTAAG CTAGATAGCGGCTCTGAATCTGATTGCGGAGCTACTAAGGTTTCATACCAGGGTTTGCAGGATGGAAACCATACATTTGAGGTCTGCATCAATGGGTCTCAAGGAGTTGGCTGTGCTACCTATAACTGGACTGTTG ATACCATACCCCCAACAGCGTATATAACTGCATCAAAATCATTTACAAATGCTCTTAATGTCTCTGTAAATATTTCTTTCACTGAACCCTGTACTGGAGGAGGAGGTTTTGGATGTTCATCTGTGAATGCGTGCAAT CTGATAGTCTATGGTGCTGGCCAAGTAATACCATCCTCTCTCACTGTTCTGGAACCAAATCTGAAATATACTCTTCTGGTGGGTTTATTTCCTAATGTTTTTTATGGACGTGTGGTACTGGTAATGGATAAGAACTTCTGCACTGACGCTGCTGGAAACAGATTTACAAGAGCTGCCAATTCAAGTTTCTTTGTGCATCTTG ATAGAAGAAGGGTGTTTGTTGACCTGAGGATCCACATTCCAGAGAAGCTACTTCAACTTAATAATGAAATCAGAACAGTCAAGGCAACCAATAAATATGATAACTTGAAGTTTTACTTGTACTTCTCAGAACCTATTTTGAATTCATCTGCCGAAATTCTAAATTCTCTCAACACAAGTGAGGGAGTGCTTCTTCCTCTAAGTGGAGAAAACCTTATGAACCGAAAATTTGGCTTTCAG GTTGCAAATTTATCCAGCATTGCAATCATTACAATCAGCCTTCTTTCAAATTCTATTATAAGCAGGCCAGGGACCTCAGTTTCTCCAATTGCCCCATCTACTTTTCTTTATG ATTCTCAAAGACCTGTTGTGAGACTGAGTACATTGTCTAATACAAGGACAGGGAAACATAGTATTCCAATATCAATTAAGTTCATGAAGCCAGTATTTGGCTTCAACTCCTCTTTTCTATCTATCGGAGGGGGTCATTTGCAGGG CTTTCGTGAAATAAGTAGGAGCAAATACATTGCAGAGGTAAAAGCAGATGATGATGTTGTTTCTGTCAGTGTTCCTCAAAATGTAACTGGGGATGTTGCTGGAAATAAAAATCTAGCATCTAATATTTTACAAGTGAGACGAC attctGTGCCAATGATATCATCCGTAATCTCTGCTTTTGCAACTGCTTGCTTCCTTGCTACTTCTCTTGCCGCTGGGCTACTCACTCTGTCAACTGCTAACCTTCTCTCTGCTGGGGCATTTTTAAGACCGTCTCCTTTACTGACAGCTGAACCTACAAGGAATCTTTTT AGAAGTGCGTGCCATATTCAGGTTTTTGCGCTGTCAAGATGGTTGGCTGTTACGCTGCCAGTCGAATATTATGAGTTTGCAAAAGGTTTACAATGGAGCATTCCCTACTTCATTCTCCCATGGGAAACTGGGGGTATTCAACCAATCATGGTGAAATCAATTTCGTCTCCCGGTGTAAATTCCTACATCTCAAAAACTCATGATATATCCCAGAACATGCAACTGGAAGGGAAGAGTGGGAATAAGTCTTCTCTGGTGTATGGATTGCCCCTTGCTCCAATGGAGTACATGTCATTTTTTGAG AGTCAAGATTTAAAACCAGAAGCAGAACATATTATGGATCCACAACATTCGAATGA ATGGAGGGATTTTGATAGAAGCATGTTCTGGTTAGCTGTAATTGGTGTCAGTTTGGTACTGCTCCATGTCATActgttatttattataaaattaaggaaaagaACTACTGATAAGCAGAGGGACTATGGAGCACTGACCTTCCCAAGATTTGAGATATTTCTCACTGTTCTTGCTTTACCTTGTATTTGCAAGGCCTCAGCTTCTCTAGTTAGAG GAGGGACAGCATCAGGGATTATAGTTGGCATTTTGCTGCTGGGTGTGGTGGGATTCTTACTGCTGGCCTTGCTCCTGATTCTTTCTATTGGAATCACTTTTGGAAAGCTACTTCAGTACAAGGAAATCCATCAAGAAGGTCAGATATTTCACTGGTATCGAGATATTACCCGAGTAACTTTAGGTCCTGGTAAGAGAGGCCAGTGGACATGGAAGAATAAATCAAACTCTGTATATCTAATCAGGTTAGGTCCTTTATTTGAAGATCTAAGAGGCCCCCCTAAATACATGCTCTCACAAATTGCTGGGGTTCCCCGCAAGCAAGGGGATCATATCATTGCCTCTGATGATGAAACAGAAGATGCAGAAGCACCATTTATACAGAAGCTGTTTGGAATTCTTAGAATATACTACACACTGCTTGAGTCAGTCAAGAGAGTTTCTTTGGGCATTCTGGCTGGTGCCTACCTGGATAACTGGTCCTCTAAAACTCCAACAGTCGTCTTATTGTCCATCACTTTCTTTCAGCTCTTCTTCCTTGTCCTTAAGAAGccttttattaagaaaaaggtCCAACTGGTTGAGATAATCTCTATTACCAGCCAAGTTAGTATTTTTGCTACTTGTTTCATTCTCTTGGAGAATAAATTATCGACTAGAGAAGAAACCAGAGTTGGAATCTTCATGATTTTACTTTTCTTAATTGGATTCTTGGCACAAATGGTCAATGAATGGTACGCATTGTATAGACAGATAAAGTGGCTGGATCCCTCTGAGCAGTATTTCTTAACAGGTCTGAAAACTGCATCAATTggatttctcttgtttttcattCCGAGAAGATTGAGCCAAAACCTGGAAAGCAAACTACCGGCTAGACAGCACGGTGATAGAGAAACTAGGGGAGAGACTGGTTCTTCTGTTGACAGAAACAAAATCTCAGGGAGCAAGGGCTCTGGCATGCCGGATAAACCATGGCAGAAACAACTAAGAGAATTAGCAAGGGCCAGCTTCAGCAAAGAAAGAAGTGGATCACAGAATGATCCTTCAACCAGTCGAACTAAATGGAGTGGATTTTGGACAAGCAAATGGAGTGGGAGCTCATCTCAAAAGACCTCTTCAGATTCCAAGTCCAAACCAAATCGGTTGTACAAAGATTTAGAAGACATTTTTGCATCAAAATGA
- the LOC133677968 gene encoding uncharacterized protein LOC133677968 isoform X2 yields MDKNFCTDAAGNRFTRAANSSFFVHLDRRRVFVDLRIHIPEKLLQLNNEIRTVKATNKYDNLKFYLYFSEPILNSSAEILNSLNTSEGVLLPLSGENLMNRKFGFQVANLSSIAIITISLLSNSIISRPGTSVSPIAPSTFLYDSQRPVVRLSTLSNTRTGKHSIPISIKFMKPVFGFNSSFLSIGGGHLQGFREISRSKYIAEVKADDDVVSVSVPQNVTGDVAGNKNLASNILQVRRHSVPMISSVISAFATACFLATSLAAGLLTLSTANLLSAGAFLRPSPLLTAEPTRNLFRSACHIQVFALSRWLAVTLPVEYYEFAKGLQWSIPYFILPWETGGIQPIMVKSISSPGVNSYISKTHDISQNMQLEGKSGNKSSLVYGLPLAPMEYMSFFESQDLKPEAEHIMDPQHSNEWRDFDRSMFWLAVIGVSLVLLHVILLFIIKLRKRTTDKQRDYGALTFPRFEIFLTVLALPCICKASASLVRGGTASGIIVGILLLGVVGFLLLALLLILSIGITFGKLLQYKEIHQEGQIFHWYRDITRVTLGPGKRGQWTWKNKSNSVYLIRLGPLFEDLRGPPKYMLSQIAGVPRKQGDHIIASDDETEDAEAPFIQKLFGILRIYYTLLESVKRVSLGILAGAYLDNWSSKTPTVVLLSITFFQLFFLVLKKPFIKKKVQLVEIISITSQVSIFATCFILLENKLSTREETRVGIFMILLFLIGFLAQMVNEWYALYRQIKWLDPSEQYFLTGLKTASIGFLLFFIPRRLSQNLESKLPARQHGDRETRGETGSSVDRNKISGSKGSGMPDKPWQKQLRELARASFSKERSGSQNDPSTSRTKWSGFWTSKWSGSSSQKTSSDSKSKPNRLYKDLEDIFASK; encoded by the exons ATGGATAAGAACTTCTGCACTGACGCTGCTGGAAACAGATTTACAAGAGCTGCCAATTCAAGTTTCTTTGTGCATCTTG ATAGAAGAAGGGTGTTTGTTGACCTGAGGATCCACATTCCAGAGAAGCTACTTCAACTTAATAATGAAATCAGAACAGTCAAGGCAACCAATAAATATGATAACTTGAAGTTTTACTTGTACTTCTCAGAACCTATTTTGAATTCATCTGCCGAAATTCTAAATTCTCTCAACACAAGTGAGGGAGTGCTTCTTCCTCTAAGTGGAGAAAACCTTATGAACCGAAAATTTGGCTTTCAG GTTGCAAATTTATCCAGCATTGCAATCATTACAATCAGCCTTCTTTCAAATTCTATTATAAGCAGGCCAGGGACCTCAGTTTCTCCAATTGCCCCATCTACTTTTCTTTATG ATTCTCAAAGACCTGTTGTGAGACTGAGTACATTGTCTAATACAAGGACAGGGAAACATAGTATTCCAATATCAATTAAGTTCATGAAGCCAGTATTTGGCTTCAACTCCTCTTTTCTATCTATCGGAGGGGGTCATTTGCAGGG CTTTCGTGAAATAAGTAGGAGCAAATACATTGCAGAGGTAAAAGCAGATGATGATGTTGTTTCTGTCAGTGTTCCTCAAAATGTAACTGGGGATGTTGCTGGAAATAAAAATCTAGCATCTAATATTTTACAAGTGAGACGAC attctGTGCCAATGATATCATCCGTAATCTCTGCTTTTGCAACTGCTTGCTTCCTTGCTACTTCTCTTGCCGCTGGGCTACTCACTCTGTCAACTGCTAACCTTCTCTCTGCTGGGGCATTTTTAAGACCGTCTCCTTTACTGACAGCTGAACCTACAAGGAATCTTTTT AGAAGTGCGTGCCATATTCAGGTTTTTGCGCTGTCAAGATGGTTGGCTGTTACGCTGCCAGTCGAATATTATGAGTTTGCAAAAGGTTTACAATGGAGCATTCCCTACTTCATTCTCCCATGGGAAACTGGGGGTATTCAACCAATCATGGTGAAATCAATTTCGTCTCCCGGTGTAAATTCCTACATCTCAAAAACTCATGATATATCCCAGAACATGCAACTGGAAGGGAAGAGTGGGAATAAGTCTTCTCTGGTGTATGGATTGCCCCTTGCTCCAATGGAGTACATGTCATTTTTTGAG AGTCAAGATTTAAAACCAGAAGCAGAACATATTATGGATCCACAACATTCGAATGA ATGGAGGGATTTTGATAGAAGCATGTTCTGGTTAGCTGTAATTGGTGTCAGTTTGGTACTGCTCCATGTCATActgttatttattataaaattaaggaaaagaACTACTGATAAGCAGAGGGACTATGGAGCACTGACCTTCCCAAGATTTGAGATATTTCTCACTGTTCTTGCTTTACCTTGTATTTGCAAGGCCTCAGCTTCTCTAGTTAGAG GAGGGACAGCATCAGGGATTATAGTTGGCATTTTGCTGCTGGGTGTGGTGGGATTCTTACTGCTGGCCTTGCTCCTGATTCTTTCTATTGGAATCACTTTTGGAAAGCTACTTCAGTACAAGGAAATCCATCAAGAAGGTCAGATATTTCACTGGTATCGAGATATTACCCGAGTAACTTTAGGTCCTGGTAAGAGAGGCCAGTGGACATGGAAGAATAAATCAAACTCTGTATATCTAATCAGGTTAGGTCCTTTATTTGAAGATCTAAGAGGCCCCCCTAAATACATGCTCTCACAAATTGCTGGGGTTCCCCGCAAGCAAGGGGATCATATCATTGCCTCTGATGATGAAACAGAAGATGCAGAAGCACCATTTATACAGAAGCTGTTTGGAATTCTTAGAATATACTACACACTGCTTGAGTCAGTCAAGAGAGTTTCTTTGGGCATTCTGGCTGGTGCCTACCTGGATAACTGGTCCTCTAAAACTCCAACAGTCGTCTTATTGTCCATCACTTTCTTTCAGCTCTTCTTCCTTGTCCTTAAGAAGccttttattaagaaaaaggtCCAACTGGTTGAGATAATCTCTATTACCAGCCAAGTTAGTATTTTTGCTACTTGTTTCATTCTCTTGGAGAATAAATTATCGACTAGAGAAGAAACCAGAGTTGGAATCTTCATGATTTTACTTTTCTTAATTGGATTCTTGGCACAAATGGTCAATGAATGGTACGCATTGTATAGACAGATAAAGTGGCTGGATCCCTCTGAGCAGTATTTCTTAACAGGTCTGAAAACTGCATCAATTggatttctcttgtttttcattCCGAGAAGATTGAGCCAAAACCTGGAAAGCAAACTACCGGCTAGACAGCACGGTGATAGAGAAACTAGGGGAGAGACTGGTTCTTCTGTTGACAGAAACAAAATCTCAGGGAGCAAGGGCTCTGGCATGCCGGATAAACCATGGCAGAAACAACTAAGAGAATTAGCAAGGGCCAGCTTCAGCAAAGAAAGAAGTGGATCACAGAATGATCCTTCAACCAGTCGAACTAAATGGAGTGGATTTTGGACAAGCAAATGGAGTGGGAGCTCATCTCAAAAGACCTCTTCAGATTCCAAGTCCAAACCAAATCGGTTGTACAAAGATTTAGAAGACATTTTTGCATCAAAATGA
- the LOC133677969 gene encoding protein NRT1/ PTR FAMILY 1.1-like, with product MSGEERMEIAVDEKQATQKVESKKGGLRTMPFIIANETFEKVAGVGLQANMILYLRNEYNLSNASGAYILSLWGAISYFMPILGAFISDSYLGRFSVIAYGTVISLLGMIVLWLTALIPHARPPHCVQTDDDLKDCVSPKLGQFLLLFSSFALLAIGAGGIRPCSLAFGANQIDNPTNPKNQRTLQTFFNWYYASVGISIMISVLVIVAIQDAAGWVVGFGVAVGFMLLSTIFFFLGSSLYVKVKANKSLVAGFAQVTVAAWKKKNLALPPMEYAAWYHHKGSKLVAPTEKLRFLNKACVIGNPEKDLDCDGLAIDPWRLCTVKQVEELKSLIKVLPICSTGIMIAVTLNQHAFPVLQATTMDRHFIGNQKLPAGSYGVFTILALTIWVAVYDRLLVPLLAKFTNRPQGLSNKQRMGIGIVISCIATATAGAVENKRRATALRQGLADHPRDVVDMSANWLIPQYCLVGLGEAFSAVGQIDFFYSQFPKTMTSIAVALFSLGMAVGNLVASLIIGIVDDVTRRGGKVSWVSDNLNKGHYDYYYWLLSLLSLVNFFYYLLCSWAFGSEDREEYDDGEAMEEVEMHPSVGSPIRHVGV from the exons ATGTCAGGGGAAGAGAGGATGGAGATTGCAGTAGATGAAAAGCAAGCAACCCAAAAGGTTGAAAGCAAAAAGGGTGGCCTTAGGACCATGCCTTTTATTATAg CAAATGAGACATTTGAGAAGGTTGCAGGGGTGGGGCTTCAAGCAAACATGATCTTGTACTTACGAAATGAATACAACTTGAGTAACGCTTCCGGGGCCTACATACTGTCTCTGTGGGGAGCAATATCATATTTTATGCCCATCCTTGGGGCTTTCATTTCTGATTCTTACTTAGGTCGGTTTAGTGTGATTGCGTATGGAACAGTCATCAGCCTTCTT GGAATGATTGTGTTATGGTTAACAGCCCTTATTCCACATGCAAGGCCTCCCCATTGTGTCCAAACTGATGATGATTTGAAAGATTGTGTATCGCCAAAGCTAGGACAGTTTTTGCTTCTATTTTCATCGTTTGCTCTATTGGCCATTGGGGCTGGTGGCATTAGACCATGTTCCTTGGCCTTTGGAGCAAACCAGATTGATAATCCCACCAACCCAAAAAACCAGCGTACATTGCAGACCTTCTTCAATTGGTATTATGCTTCTGTTGGAATCTCAATCATGATTTCAGTGCTAGTCATAGTAGCAATTCAAGATGCAGCAGGTTGGGTTGTGGGCTTTGGAGTTGCGGTGGGGTTCATGCTCTTGTCaactatcttcttctttttgggcTCTTCACTATACGTTAAAGTCAAAGCAAACAAGAGCTTGGTAGCTGGCTTCGCCCAAGTAACAGTTGCAGcttggaagaagaagaacctTGCTTTGCCACCAATGGAGTATGCTGCATGGTACCATCACAAGGGCTCAAAGCTTGTCGCACCAACAGAAAAACTTCG GTTTTTGAACAAAGCATGCGTCATTGGAAATCCTGAGAAAGATTTGGACTGTGATGGATTGGCTATAGATCCATGGAGACTCTGCACGGTTAAACAAGTAGAAGAGCTAAAATCACTGATCAAAGTCCTCCCCATTTGTTCCACTGGCATCATGATCGCAGTGACTCTAAACCAACACGCATTCCCTGTACTCCAAGCCACCACCATGGACAGGCACTTCATAGGGAACCAAAAACTCCCAGCAGGCTCTTATGGTGTGTTTACAATCCTTGCTTTGACAATATGGGTTGCCGTCTATGATCGCCTTTTAGTCCCATTGTTAGCCAAGTTCACCAATAGACCTCAAGGACTAAGCAATAAGCAACGTATGGGTATTGGCATAGTGATCTCATGTATAGCCACTGCAACGGCAGGAGCAGTGGAGAACAAGCGACGAGCTACTGCATTGAGACAAGGGTTGGCAGATCATCCGAGGGATGTCGTTGACATGTCTGCAAATTGGCTAATTCCACAGTATTGCCTTGTAGGTTTAGGAGAGGCTTTCAGTGCAGTTGGGCAGATAGATTTCTTTTACTCTCAGTTTCCGAAGACCATGACAAGCATTGCAGTTGCTCTTTTCTCACTCGGTATGGCAGTAGGGAACTTAGTGGCCAGTCTAATCATAGGAATTGTGGATGATGTGACCAGAAGAGGAGGGAAAGTCAGTTGGGTATCTGATAATCTGAACAAAGGTCACTATGACTATTATTACTGGCTTCTTTCCCTCCTGAGTCTTGTGAATTTCTTCTACTATTTGCTATGTAGTTGGGCTTTTGGGAGCGAGGATAGGGAGGAATATGATGATGGAGAAGCCATGGAAGAGGTAGAAATGCACCCATCTGTGGGATCTCCAATCAGACATGTTGGTGTTTGA